A section of the Fusarium falciforme chromosome 8, complete sequence genome encodes:
- a CDS encoding EKC/KEOPS complex subunit GON7 encodes MDRQGSNMSQPALTADYSSPLSEPFTVSHTLPAIPSSPSTADKTSYLEALRASIADTQATINKELTARMEQDKARDAAAEAKEEENYGEEVQEEED; translated from the exons atggacaGACAGGGCT CCAACATGTCGCAGCCAGCTCTCACCGCAGACTACTCCTCCCCTCTTAGCGAGCCCTTCACCGTCTCCCACACCCTCCCCGCcatcccctcctccccctccacaGCCGACAAGACGTCCTACCTCGAAGCCCTCCGCGCCTCGATCGCAGACACTCAGGCTACGATAAACAAGGAGCTCACAGCTCGAATGGAGCAAGACAAGGCACGagacgccgccgccgaggcgaaagaggaggagaattACGGCGAGGAGGtacaagaggaggaggactgA